A portion of the Podospora pseudoanserina strain CBS 124.78 chromosome 2, whole genome shotgun sequence genome contains these proteins:
- a CDS encoding hypothetical protein (COG:O; EggNog:ENOG503Q35M) produces MSKVSKATAAKTRLLGEMKTLRQEKWIHFDDNEDINIMKWRFALMVINSDSVFNGAYLQAEMSFSEDYPYSPPKFRFLNPITHPNVYPDGQLCISILHTPGEDVMSGESASERWTPLHGVESVLRSVLLLLDDPEIGSPANVDAGVMYRDRREEYNRKAKETVEYSKTKVPEGFEMPRSFESAPPPKMENDDGFWQESDEDFDFGGSDTGDEEMEDFEGDEDDEEGDGEEEGSDDDGSEDEVASGAGTKKR; encoded by the exons atgtccaaaGTGAGCAAGGCCACGGCCGCGAAGACGCGGCTcctgggggagatgaagaccTTGCGACAGGAGAAGTGGATTCATTTTGACGAT AACGAAGACATTAACATCATGAAATGGAGGTTCGCCCTCATGGTGATCAACTCCGACTCGGTTTTCAACGGCGCCTACCTCCAGGCCGAGATGTCGTTTAGCGAAGATTACCCTTACTCCCCGCCCAAGTTCCGTTTCCTGAACCCgatcacccaccccaacgTGTACCCCGACGGCCAGCTCTGCATCTCGATCTTGCACACGCCCGGGGAGGATGTCATGTCTGGCGAGTCGGCGTCGGAGCGGTGGACACCGCTGCATGGTGTGGAGAGTGTGTTGAGAtcggtgttgctgctgctggacgaTCCCGAGATTGGCTCCCCCGCTAATGTCGACGCGGGAGTCATGTATCGGGATCGGAGGGAGGAGTATAACAGGAAGGCGAAGGAGACGGTGGAGTACTCCAAGACAAAGGTGCCCGAGGGGTTTGAGATGCCGAGGAGCTTTGAGAgtgcgccgccgccgaagatGGAGAATGATGACGGTTTTTGGCAAGAAAGCGATGAGGATTTTGATTTTGGAGGGAGTGATACcggcgacgaggagatggaggattttgagggtgatgaggatgatgaagagggggatggggaagaggagggcagtgatgatgatggcagtgaggatgaggttgctTCTGGCGCGGGGACCAAGAAGCGGTGA
- a CDS encoding hypothetical protein (COG:O; EggNog:ENOG503NXXW), with product MKAAQMIMPKKFRSVRDKSGSHRRNKSSEPGAKARPLGIDSWLSIFRPESAKQAQKEKEVEEKEAGKVEEIKKKLEELNYHEITTDIIRYALDSKFADGDVDKALELLQLQQQAFAGIIQPYNANVQMLGAVNRGNVTCYLDALLFAMFAKLQAFECMLKNDSTDEAQRKLAALLRLWVNMLRSGKLIPTDMTQHIQESLAACGWKEAQLLEQQDTSEAFAFITETLQLPLLTLQVDLFHQGKGDVDDHKVVHERLLNLAVPPDPSGKGIKLEDCLEEYFNNKVDVLRDSLDEKKGGFSTPKNTLLGTTDEDTATPTDNGGSSKLQRRWTLQETITHSPVSMTNPTLEAAAESPAVSRNRSTSIIQRIVVKNEEDPASNGEAESTSPKHKRKISTIVKAVTIPAWQFFRLIPWHATTNSEPSNDAEVARHFTQRPVVGICLKRYTMTEQGVPKRQNTLIDIPDSLRLPQFMAEDINTKDKDSIGLREEFKLVLQSVVCHRGDSLHSGHYISFARVAPKLLTENRRYEDDPPPDYEEQQWAKFDDLAVENRVTYVDDIKQSLREEMPYLLFYQVVPMVDVTTASTDGSITEPPAYKDLNGKVPATLIVETPKESVNGTISRATSGFFDSATTLTQNSEKPSIRLSSEMNMDQRLSFDDDPYSINSKAEHSRRGSLSVSDAAAAAPVTPEATSPAVTTPTATQEEGKEESTAARLSRAAAKFTKTGSKSRPTSQIGEGRLSSTISRLGFIRPNKDGSTSSNGSTTVVVVPSVDGVAAVDEQAVVTEEEGSGSETAKENRKDKEKEHHHHHLGHHGGSKKDKGKKKDKDGDGEKKEKKEKGKGKDSKDGLPERECSIM from the exons ATGAAGGCAGCACAGATGATCATGCCTAAAAAATTCAGGAGCGTGCGAGACAAGAGTGGGAGCCATCGACGAAACAAGTCGTCTGAACCCGGCGCAAAG GCTCGCCCATTGGGGATTGATTCCTGGCTGTCTATCTTTAGGCCAGAGTCCGCAAAACAAgcccaaaaggaaaaggaggtagaggaaaaagaagctgGAAAG GTCGAGGAGATCAAAAAGAAACTCGAAGAGCTCAACTACCACGAGATCACAACCGACATTATCCGTTATGCCCTCGACTCCAAGTTCGCCGACGGCGACGTCGACAAGGCTCTGGAGCTGTTACAGCTACAACAGCAGGCGTTCGCTGGGATAATACAGCCATACAACGCCAATGTCCAAATGCTGGGCGCCGTGAACCGGGGAAATGTTACTTGTTATCTCGACGCCCTGCTATTTGCCATGTTCGCCAAGCTCCAGGCCTTCGAGTGCATGCTCAAGAATGACTCTACGGACGAGGCTCAAAGGAAACTGGCTGCCTTGTTACGGTTATGGGTCAACATGTTGAGAAGCGGAAAGTTGATTCCTACGGATATG ACACAACACATCCAGGAATCGCTTGCTGCGTGTGGGTGGAAGGAAGCCCAGTTGTTGGAACAGCAAGACACCTCAGAGGCTTTTGCGTTTATTACAGAGACACTACAGCTACCTCTACTTACGCTGCAGGTCGATTTGTTTCACCAAGGAAAGGGCGATGTGGATGATCACAAAGTGGTACACGAGCGGTTACTCAACCTTGCCGTCCCTCCCGATCCGTCGGGCAAGGGCATCAAACTCGAGGACTGCCTAGAGGAGTACTTCAACAACAAGGTCGATGTGCTTCGAGACAGCCTcgacgagaagaagggcggaTTCTCGACACCCAAAAACACATTATTGGGCACCACAGATGAGGACACGGCAACGCCGACCGACAATGGCGGGAGCTCGAAACTCCAGCGCAGATGGACGTTACAAGAGACCATCACACATTCCCCGGTATCCATGACGAACCCCACCTTGGAGGCTGCCGCTGAGTCGCCGGCTGTGTCGCGTAATAGATCTACGAGCATCATACAGCGAATTGTGGTCAAGAACGAGGAGGACCCGGCATCCAACGGTGAAGCAGAGAGCACCTCCCCGAAGCACAAGCGAAAGATTTCAACAATTGTAAAGGCTGTCACGATACCAGCGTGGCAGTTTTTCCGGCTAATCC CATGGCATGCCACAACAAACAGCGAACCTAGTAATGACGCTGAAGTAGCTCGCCATTTTACCCAACGACCGGTGGTAGGGATCTGCTTGAAGAGATACACAATGACAGAACAGGGTGTTCCTAAGCGACAAAATACTCTGATCGATATCCCGGACAGTTTGCGATTGCCTCAGTTCATGGCGGaggacatcaacaccaaggacaaggatTCCATTGGGCTTCGGGAAGAATTCAAGCTGGTACTGCAATCAGTGGTCTGTCACCGCGGAGATTCCCTGCATAGTGGCCACTATATCTCGTTTGCTCGGGTGGCTCCGAAGCTGCTGACCGAGAACCGAAGATACGAGGACGACCCGCCTCCCGACTACGAAGAGCAGCAGTGGGCAAAGTTTGACGACCTCGCGGTGGAGAATCGAGTGACATACGTCGATGATATCAAGCAGTCGCTACGAGAAGAAATGCCATATCTTCTCTTCTACCAGGTCGTCCCCATGGTTGACGTCACGACGGCTTCCACAGATGGCTCTATTACCGAACCTCCGGCTTACAAGGACTTGAACGGAAAGGTCCCGGCTACTCTGATTGTCGAAACACCCAAGGAATCCGTGAATGGCACGATTTCGAGGGCGACTAGTGGCTTCTTTGActctgccaccaccctcacccaaaACAGCGAGAAGCCCTCGATCCGGCTGAGCTCGGAAATGAACATGGACCAGCGCCTCAGCTTCGATGACGACCCGTATTCAATCAACTCCAAGGCTGAGCACTCCAGACGTGGTAGCTTGTCTGTTTCTGATGCAGCCGCCGCGGCCCCAGTTACACCAGAGGCAACCTCACCTGCGGTCACGACACCTACCGCCACTCAGGAAGAAGGCAAGGAAGAATCCACAGCTGCTAGACTATCCCGTGCGGCAGCCAAGTTCACAAAGACGGGAAGTAAATCTCGCCCTACTAGTCAGATAGGCGAGGGAAGGCTTAGCTCCACCATCTCGAGACTTGGATTTATTCGGCCGAACAAGGATGGGTCGACGTCTAGCAACGGGAGTACCACTGTGGTGGTAGTCCCAtctgttgatggggttgccGCGGTGGATGAGCAGGCTGTGGtgacagaggaggaaggctCGGGGTCTGAAACCGCCAAGGAGAACAGAAAGGataaggagaaggagcaccatcatcatcacttgGGGCATCACGGAGGGAGCAAGAAGGataagggaaaaaagaaggataaggatggggatggggagaagaaagagaaaaaggaaaaggggaaggggaaagacTCGAAGGATGGGTTACCTGAGCGGGAGTGCAGCATTATGTGA
- a CDS encoding hypothetical protein (COG:S; EggNog:ENOG503P07F), with product MISWALKRNNNKDADTARDASGGGHRTQTNADDTIQLDMPDTPAPVFAVRALKTAIFGTPAARADRRASRLTAANNKSAPVKPDVVSVPEKSPAKPPGILLTPGTGAARRKRVSFGHDVKQGSGGLARSSNGELDDPSSWAGRPADTPIPKAKTKLQQTLENARRNKAEETTTEVRDFASHDNEQEGAWEEVDDDYDESDYEADITTDLNEPHSRSGQYWKSYFETYHADAKAEMEKLVKYKQLAKSYAKMKDTEADELKQNLREEQEKVQQMEEKLAEMGRQVAAKTQRNGGQVDMQLVDELNKQTALAREYKLQVEELEDLLHDEMSEDEPKEARQRRVASPRTHRTLMEAQRELRKARSQLREMDSLREERDKLRSDLKFAEQRSTKLADENKKLSGELSKSSTKIQDLEKNLGESKASFDKLKEDAKNRFREAREVLETKNKKISELQDQIASLKKDPTETKRATCATRGLSLDEKSKPTAGRPAVSLQSLETAEEDHTRLLRELKELKKASLQTATTTTTTRDKNRPSVDGYKYTSTTDDLQTLATSRALRDRIESEFGVGKKSQLSFPTPAGNILIDRANLPDSPSPNPRSVPSSKEDVISRSPSRGSSRPRTSRISISRENLRSKSSTDTNESEKRLTNGSHTSLVQPRKKFPPPTPAAAVRSLPTLDVTEDLTQDPEAAGGIDLVTGKFARLGGGGGGGGGVDKRQDPNSSAVWSTMNASQLAMPADRKAAAIARLQRKKAARLQMERINGGDGRTGTRNKENLRPY from the exons ATGATCAGCTGGGCGCTCAAGCGCAACAACAATAAGGACGCTGACACCGCGCGCGACGCGTCCGGCGGGG GACACCGAACTCAGACAAATGCAGATGATACAATCCAGCTGGACATGCCCGACACGCCAGCGCCGGTATTTGCTGTGCGCGCGTTGAAGACAGCCATCTTCGGGACCCCCGCAGCCCGCGCCGACCGCCGAGCCTCGAGACTAACGGCAGCAAACAACAAGTCCGCACCCGTAAAACCTGATGTCGTTTCTGTCCCCGAAAAGTCGCCTGCGAAACCACCCGGCATTCTTCTAACCCCAGGTACTGGCGCCGCCCGTCGAAAACGAGTGTCTTTTGGCCATGACGTCAAGCAAGGCTCAGGAGGACTGGCGAGATCGAGCAACGGCGAACTTGACGATCCGAGTTCATGGGCTGGCAGGCCTGCGGATACCCCGATTCCGAAAGCGAAGACGAAATTGCAGCAGACTTTGGAAAACGCACGGCGTaacaaggccgaggagaccaccaccgaggtCAGGGACTTTGCCTCCCACGACAACGAACAGGAGGGGGCttgggaagaggtggacgATGATTATGATGAGTCGGACTACGAGGCCGACATCACGACCGATCTGAACGAGCCTCACTCCAGGTCTGGTCAGTACTGGAAGTCCTACTTTGAAACCTACCACGCCGATGCaaaggccgagatggagaaaTTGGTTAAGTACAAGCAGCTCGCAAAGTCTTATGCGAAGATGAAGGACACGGAGGCCGACGAGCTGAAGCAAAACCTGAGGGAGGAACAGGAGAAGGTCCAGCAaatggaggagaagctggctgAGATGGGTAGGCAGGTGGCTGCCAAGACTCAACGGAACGGAGGGCAAGTCGATATGCAGTTGGTAGATGAGCTGAACAAGCAGACGGCACTCGCACGGGAGTACAAGCTTCAGGTTGAAGAGCTGGAAGATTTGCTTCATGATGAGATGAGCGAGGACGAGCCAAAGGAAGCACGACAACGCCGCGTTGCCTCTCCACGGACCCACCGGACCCTTATGGAAGCCCAGCGGGAACTGAGAAAAGCGAGGTCACAGCTAAGGGAGATGGATAGTCTGCGGGAAGAGCGGGATAAACTGCGTTCCGACTTGAAGTTCGCCGAGCAAAGGTCCACCAAGCTTGCTGACGAGAACAAGAAGCTGTCTGGGGAGTTGTCTAAGAGCAGCACCAAGATTCAGGACCTGGAGAAGAACCTTGGCGAATCAAAGGCCTCGTTCGATAAGTTGAAGGAGGACGCCAAGAACCGGTTCAGGGAGGCccgggaggtgttggagaccaagaacaagaagattTCCGAACTCCAAGACCAGatcgcctccctcaagaAAGACCCCACCGAGACCAAACGAGCCACCTGCGCAACTCGAGGTCTGAGTCTAGACGAAAAGTCCAAACCCACCGCTGGCCGCCCAGCAGTATCATTACAATCCCTCGAaacagcagaagaagaccaCACTCGTCTTTTGCGAGAGCTTAAAGAACTGAAAAAAGCCAGCCTCcaaacagccaccaccacaactacCACGCGAGATAAGAACCGCCCCAGTGTAGACGGGTATAAATACACCTCGACAACCGACGACCTCCAAaccctcgccacctcccGCGCCCTCCGCGATAGAATCGAGAGCGAATTCGGCGTCGGGAAAAAGTCTCAACTCTCCTTCCCAACTCCCGCGGGTaacatcctcatcgaccgcgccaacctccccgacagcccctcccccaatccgAGGTCTGTCCCCTCCTCAAAGGAAGATGTCATCTCCCGATCACCAAGCAGAGGCTCATCCCGCCCACGAACATCACGGATATCCATCTCGAGAGAAAACCTCAGGTCGAAAAGCAGCACCGACACCAACGAGTCCGAAAAGCGCCTCACCAACGGCAGCCACACCTCCCTCGTGCAGCCCCGGAAGAAATTCCCTCCTCCTACCCCCGCTGCTGCGGTGCGGTCGCTCCCTACGTTGGATGTCACCGAGGACTTGACGCAAGATCCAGAAGCGGCAGGGGGGATCGACCTCGTGACGGGGAAATTTGCCcggctgggtggtggtggtggtggcggtgggggtgttgacAAGCGGCAGGATCCAAACAGTAGCGCTGTCTGGAGCACCATGAACGCGTCACAGCTTGCAATGCCGGCGGATCGAAAGGCGGCGGCTATTGCGCGGttgcagaggaagaaggcggcgaggttgcagatggagaggatcaatggtggggatgggaggacaGGGACGAGGAATAAGGAGAATTTGAGGCCTTATTAA
- the GCN2 gene encoding eukaryotic translation initiation factor 2-alpha kinase (COG:J; EggNog:ENOG503NV1M), whose protein sequence is MAGKGGQKKAPPQTKKNGTESFPGLKGPGPAQPAVKTQYQEKQADEVIALAAIYGEDFIRHSAPHGAWKKTEPAFDIRIKAVSDDNFSVLLSVVLVATYPKSPPLLTLKNDGHLRESTRFKIQKFVETQPKIWAKDDEVMVDRLVEGIRDILDEAALKKAQGLELPSLEEERAAHEAELAKQAQDQKEQQEQKKLEETMEEERVLGDMVQEELKRQRNKLKESRKKNRSHNMSPNRAQADPSETNVALVFDQACSLMDHTGDTHYFQTVIGKTVWREGPVTTVHKVKPVLAAKHVRPSLALKQVDIKSHGKDSAQFKKQLQALESLLESLKKLNHQNLLELINFKIDRTVSDIDSSGPTVWTISVLAPFSDKGPLDELLSLAGQIEISKARIWTTDLLDALAYLHSNGIVHQDIHPGNILLCRTPAGDIVPKLSDGGFQKELHSISTSMVKVVTSRAAKSVYWYPAEIAGISKPQYTQKTDIWDFGIVFLQMVFGLNVPEKYHSPSALMDSLSLSSPLEELVSRFFKADPKKRPRAFELCSSEFLATNAPILVENDSAVVSGSLLSAPKSLPRRLRHDSMNRTAVTSRYQEDYIEEARLGKGGFGEVVRARKMIDGRLYAIKKITQRSHETLSEMLKEVRLLSQMNHPAVVRYYNTWLEETMDYSDGSGQSESDDVSSEDSSNNTPISRSINIEFTESKSRGLDFMSSSGHPDMVFEDDSGEEDSDDDDDEEDDEEDSDEDDESESGEDTSTIGERAPRHLPVPARGDRRGSGRPFRTVMYISMEYCEKRTLRDLITRNLYSSNQEVWRLFRQILEGLAHIHSLTIVHRDLKPENVFISAGPDGVENVKIGDFGLATSGQLAVDKNMANIDAGDLTRSIGTAVYVAPEVRTGGSGSYTAKVDMYSLGVIFFEMSYPPMLGMQRAMTLEKVRHNPPVLPSDFKAADKNHTDILLSLLTHNPKDRPSSSELLKSGRMPVQMESEAVRRALAGIADPSSPYYGKVLKELFSRQVEPAKDYAWDMGSTAPSGADLMRRYIVKDTLVSIFRRHGAVETPTACLYPRSNYYDQNIVRLLDQNGTVLQMPFDLVMGNARSLARVTQGPVIQRSYAFGNIFRDRRDGGQPDVYGEVDFDIVTTDALDLALKEAEAIKVLDEIVSAFPTTSSTPICFQLGHSDLLHLIFEFCGVDINARPAAADVLSKLNIRNFTWLKVRSELRSPEIGISATSVDELQRFDFRDTPSKAISKIRGLFEGSEFSQKVSPILAHLKDVYEYTKKFGVSNKVYIAPLSSINEVFFRGGILFSCLYDKKVKDVFAAGGRYDNLIKEHRPKIGGRFEERHAVGFSLNWEKQLAKQVPKATGKAFLKKAAEEESQGIFSMKRCDVLIASFDPSVLRSSGIELLQMLWAHNISAELARDTRSPEDLLSSYREESYSWIVIIKQDNMVKVKSMGRKDASDADISATDLLNWLKSEIRERDSRVLAKTRSMPTAAHVDSTNAIEGDREQEVHILVAQTKSKKFNRHAVVEQAQTSASRLVKGFLEGPIAAIETSDTVMDMIKSTNIADAESWRKVEQNVGTAEKKYVREIHEMLKGWRWEWETKKGPGHAFVYNFRTGKCIYYDLGA, encoded by the exons ATGGCGGGAAAAGGCGGTCAAAAGAAggcccctcctcaaaccaaGAAGAATGGAACTGAGAGTTTCCCTGGGCTTAAAGGCCCTGGCCCAGCTCAGCCAGCGGTTAAGACACAGTATCAAGAGAAACAAGCCGATGAGGTGATCGCCCTGGCAGCTATTTACGGCGAGGATTTTATTCGACACTCGGCACCTCACGGTGCGTGGAAG AAAACCGAACCTGCATTTGATATTAGAATCAAAGCAGTATCGGATGACAACTTTTCAGTACTGCTCTCTGTTGTTCTTGTCGCCACATATCCTAAATCCCCACCGCTCTTGACCCTCAAAAATGATGGTCATCTCCGTGAATCAACAAGGTTCAAAATCCAAAAGTTTGTGGAGACGCAGCCAAAAATATGGGCCAAGGATGACGAGGTCATGGTCGACCGTCTTGTGGAAGGTATCCGCGATATACTGGACGAGGCCGCCTTGAAGAAGGCCCAAGGTCTGGAGCTGCCTTCTCTGGAAGAGGAAAGGGCGGCCCATGAAGCGGAATTGGCAAAACAGGCACAGGACCAGAAGGAGCAACAGGAGCAAAAGAAACTCGAGGAAACCATGGAAGAAGAGCGAGTCCTCGGTGACATGGTCCAAGAGGAGCTCAAACGCCAACGCAACAAGTTGAAGGAgtcgagaaagaaaaaccgAAGTCACAACATGTCGCCCAATCGAGCTCAAGCGGACCCCTCCGAGACCAACGTCGCCCTTGTGTTTGATCAGGCTTGCAGTTTGATGGACCACACTGGCGATACCCACTATTTCCAGACCGTCATTGGCAAAACAGTTTGGCGCGAGGGACCGGTGACCACAGTGCACAAAGTCAAGCCGGTACTAGCCGCGAAACATGTTCGTCCAAGTCTTGCATTGAAGCAAGTCGATATCAAGTCGCACGGCAAAGACTCGGCTCAGTTCAAGAAGCAACTTCAAGCCTTGGAATCTCTGCTGGAGTCACTGAAGAAGCTAAACCACCAGAATCTTTTGGAGCTTATCAACTTCAAGATCGACCGCACAGTCAGTGACATTGACTCGTCCGGTCCCACGGTCTGGACCATCAGTGTACTCGCGCCCTTCTCGGACAAGGGACCTCTCGATGAACTACTCAGCTTGGCGGGGCAGATCGAGATCAGCAAAGCCAGAATTTGGACCACGGATCTTCTCGATGCACTGGCATATCTCCATAGCAATGGGATTGTTCACCAGGACATACACCCTGGCAATATTCTGCTTTGCAGAACGCCGGCGGGTGATATCGTTCCCAAGCTCTCCGACGGCGGCTTCCAGAAAGAACTCCACAGCATATCGACGAGCATGGTCAAAGTAGTCACTAGCAGAGCAGCAAAGTCTGTCTACTGGTATCCCGCAGAGATTGCTGGAATCTCCAAACCCCAGTACACGCAGAAAACAGACATTTGGGATTTTGGAATAGTCTTCTTGCAGATGGTATTTGGCCTCAACGTTCCTGAAAAATACCACTCCCCGTCGGCTCTGATGGATTCCCTGTCGCTTTCGAGCCCTTTAGAAGAGCTGGTATCCAGGTTCTTTAAAGCAGACCCTAAGAAGCGGCCTCGTGCTTTTGAGCTTTGCTCTAGCGAGTTTCTCGCCACAAATGCCCCCATCCTGGTGGAAAACGACTCTGCGGTCGTTTCCGGTTCACTCTTATCAGCACCCAAATCGCTGCCACGGAGACTCCGGCATGACTCGATGAATCGGACTGCTGTCACCTCCCGATATCAAGAAGACTATATCGAAGAGGCTCGCCTTGGAAAGGGCGGttttggcgaggttgttcGCGCTCGCAAGATGATTGATGGGCGATTGTatgccatcaagaagattACGCAGAGGTCGCACGAGACCTTGTCTGAGATGTTGAAGGAAGTGAGGCTCCTCTCACAGATGAACCATCCTGCAGTGGTTCGATATTATAACACTTGGCTCGAGGAAACCATGGACTACTCTGATGGCTCTGGACAATCTGAAAGCGACGATGTCTCCAGTGAAGACAGTTCCAACAATACCCCAATCTCCAGAAGCATCAACATCGAGTTCACGGAAAGCAAGAGCAGAGGTCTCGATTTCATGTCTTCAAGCGGACACCCGGACATGGTTTTTGAGGATGACtctggtgaggaggattccgacgacgacgatgatgaagaagacgatgaagaagacagcgatgaggatgatgaatcGGAGTCAGGTGAGGATACGTCCACCATAGGCGAACGGGCACCGAGGCATCTCCCTGTTCCGGCTCGAGGAGATAGAAGGGGAAGTGGCCGCCCCTTTCGTACAGTCATGTATATTTCCATGGAATATTGTGAAAAACGG ACCTTGCGTGATTTGATCACTCGAAATTTGTATAGTTCAAACCAAGAAGTTTGGCGTCTGTTCCGCCAAATCCTGGAAGGTCTGGCTCACATACACAGCCTAACAATTGTTCATCGTGACCTCAAACCCGAGAATGTCTTCATCAGTGCTGGCCCAGACGGGGTTGAGAATGTGAAGATTGGAGACTTTGGGTTGGCGACAAGTGGACAGTTAGCGGTGGATAAGAACATGGCCAACATCGATGCCGGCGATCTTACAAGAAGTATCGGCACGGCTGTTTATGTTGCCCCGGAGGTCAGAACAGGAGGCAGTGGCTCATACACTGCCAAGGTTGAT ATGTACTCCCTGGGCGTCATATTCTTCGAGATGTCATACCCTCCCATGCTTGGGATGCAACGTGCGATGACGCTTGAGAAAGTGCGACATAACCCGCCAGTTCTTCCGTCAGACTTTAAGGCGGCTGATAAGAACCATACCGACATCTTGCTTTCGTTGCTCACACACAATCCCAAAGATCGTCCGTCCAGCTCAGAACTGTTGAAGAGTGGGAGGATGCCTGTTCAGATGGAAAGCGAGGCCGTACGGCGTGCTCTCGCAGGGATAGCTGATCCAAGCTCTCCTTATTACGGGAAAGTTCTCAAAGAGTTGTTCAGTCGACAGGTTGAGCCGGCAAAGGATTATGCTTGGGATATGGGATCAACCGCGCCGAGCGGAGCAGACTTGATGCGCCGTTATATCGTGAAGGATACACTGGTCTCGATCTTCCGGCGGCACGGCGCTGTTGAAACTCCTACAGCGTGTCTGTATCCCCGGTCGAACTACTACGACCAAAATATTGTTCGTCTTCTGGATCAAAATGGTACGGTTCTACAAATGCCATTCGATTTGGTCATGGGAAATGCTCGCTCTCTTGCCCGAGTGACCCAGGGTCCTGTGATTCAGCGGTCGTACGCCTTTGGGAATATCTTTCGAGATCGCCGCGATGGTGGACAACCGGATGTCTATGGAGAAGTAGACTTTGACATCGTCACCACAGACGCACTAGATCTCGCTCTTAAAGAGGCCGAAGCGATCAAGGTCTTGGACGAAATTGTCTCGGCCTTCCCCACAACCTCTTCCACGCCGATATGTTTCCAGCTTGGCCACTCGGACCTTCTACACCTGATCTTTGAGTTCTGCGGTGTGGATATCAATGCCAGACCGGCGGCTGCTGACGTTCTTAGCAAGCTCAATATTAGGAATTTCACCTGGCTCAAGGTCAGGAGTGAGCTAAGATCGCCAGAGATTGGGATCTCGGCGACCAGTGTGGACGAGCTTCAGCGATTCGATTTTCGAGACACACCGAGCAAGGCCATATCCAAGATACGAGGTCTGTTTGAGGGTTCCGAATTTTCGCAAAAGGTGTCGCCAATTTTGGCTCACTTGAAGGATGTTTATGAATATACCAAGAAGTTCGGTGTGTCCAACAAGGTCTACATTGCGCCCCTGAGCAGCATCAACGAAGTCTTCTTTCGAGGAGGCATCCTCTTTTCATGTCTCTATGATAAGAAAGTCAAAGATGTTTTTGCAGCAGGAGGTCGTTATGACAACCTGATCAAAGAACATCGCCCAAAGATAGGCGGCAGGTTTGAGGAGCGACACGCTGTGGGCTTCAGCCTCAACTGGGAGAAGCAGTTGGCTAAACAGGTGCCCAAAGCTACGGGTAAGGCTTTCctcaagaaggctgctgaagAGGAATCACAGGGTATCTTCAGCATGAAACGG TGTGACGTTTTGATTGCCAGTTTCGATCCCTCTGTTCTTCGATCTTCTGGGATTGAGCTTTTGCAGATGCTTTGGGCTCACAACATCAGTGCCGAGTTGGCCCGCGACACACGCTCACCAGAAGACCTCCTTTCTAGCTACCGAGAGGAATCTTATAGCTGGATCGTTATTATCAAGCAGGATAACATGGTCAAGGTCAAGTCTATGGGCCGAAAGGACGCTTCAGATGCCGATATCTCAGCCACGGATCTCCTCAACTGGCTCAAGTCAGAGATTCGCGAGAGAGATTCTCGCGTCCTTGCCAAAACCCGGAGCATGCCAACCGCCGCGCATGTAGATTCGACTAATGCTATCGAGGGTGATCGCGAACAGGAAGTTCACATTCTAGTCGCGCAGACCAAGAGCAAAAAGTTCAACCGTCACGCCGTCGTTGAACAGGCGCAGACCAGTGCCTCTAGACTAGTCAAGGGTTTCCTGGAGGGCCCAATAGCGGCCATTGAGACGTCAGACACGGTCATGGACATGATCAAATCAACCAACATTGCCGACGCCGAAAGCTGGCGGAAGGTGGAGCAGAATGTCGGCACGGCAGAGAAGAAGTATGTGCGAGAGATCCACGAGATGCTGaaggggtggcggtgggagtgggagacgAAGAAGGGGCCGGGGCATGCGTTTGTTTACAACTTTAGGACTGGGAAGTGCATCTACTACGACCTGGGGGCCTAG